A single window of [Chlorobium] sp. 445 DNA harbors:
- a CDS encoding 3-deoxy-D-manno-octulosonate 8-phosphate phosphatase: MPKKLSLAEQKKRAARIKLVLTDNDGVLTDTGVYYSERGEELKRFSIRDGMGVERLRKLAGIETAIITGEQSGSVKKRAEKLHLPFLYLGIKDKRAHLEHILKETCLKVENLAYIGDDMNDWDILHIIGESGLTASPNDALPAIRSIVHYVCKARGGYGAFRDFAERLLYLRGEKSAMRP, from the coding sequence TCGCTTGCCGAACAAAAGAAGCGTGCCGCGCGCATCAAACTTGTGCTCACCGATAACGACGGCGTCTTGACTGACACCGGCGTCTATTACTCCGAGCGCGGCGAAGAATTAAAGCGTTTTTCTATCCGTGATGGCATGGGTGTGGAGCGTTTGCGTAAACTGGCTGGCATAGAAACGGCAATTATCACTGGTGAGCAATCGGGCAGTGTCAAAAAACGTGCTGAAAAACTTCATCTCCCCTTTCTCTACCTTGGTATCAAAGATAAACGTGCGCATCTTGAGCACATCCTTAAAGAAACATGTTTGAAAGTTGAAAATCTTGCTTACATCGGTGACGATATGAACGATTGGGATATTCTTCACATCATTGGCGAATCGGGCTTGACCGCCTCTCCCAACGATGCACTGCCTGCAATTCGCTCCATTGTGCACTATGTGTGCAAAGCACGTGGTGGATATGGTGCCTTCCGAGATTTTGCAGAGCGGTTGCTTTACCTGCGTGGTGAAAAAAGTGCCATGCGCCCTTGA